One Drosophila santomea strain STO CAGO 1482 chromosome X, Prin_Dsan_1.1, whole genome shotgun sequence DNA segment encodes these proteins:
- the LOC120455998 gene encoding general transcriptional corepressor CYC8 produces MKDSSNSSSSNISSSNAAGMPCSTGGAVASVGVTTSTATPSAPSTPTTAAAAASAADPTATHSQNPQQRSKSNIHELRNQDYVSRLMAATPPYLYSAPVGPNNFFFSDMLRSLVQARNNETARVLQLQQQQQQQQAQQQQQQQQQQHQAALVRRPRKRSWSHRPYYEQLRERRDAEEKQQQQHQQQQQQQQQQQQHQQQLQQQHQQQLVPEKPLELTNKAIATYGYAKMETKPVGLAITPPTPATAPPSAGSKTASLGGAVDSSLQDNAPPAASLPPQDLVLPPPPPVWYPPLYAPYGIDPLHFFIDLRVSGHIYDRKKENVSPLSSSNNAIADEGSTGSCASSGATSASGLASNLLSKQRHGSAFTVPIPKAAQNDAINLCANAAGSTAAGAGGAGGASGGAGAGHLTPSSLSLNKFEHYAKYYDLGETKENQPSSTAANLSAAAAAAAAAANFSKSGASYMLQHLPRLYSQFAAHQAQVQSQDTDAKSESASVSASLSAPDLCDDDSLGRNSSDTGAGLEGTSGNQGNCGDIDVEIIDSIKYRTDGESSRCSSNDEASITQID; encoded by the coding sequence atgaaggacagcagcaacagcagcagcagcaacatctcgTCGAGCAACGCAGCAGGGATGCCATGCTCCACGGGAGGAGCAGTAGCTTCAGTGGGTGTAACCACCAgcactgccacgcccagtgCGCCCAGTACGcccacaacagcagcagcggcagcatcTGCTGCAGACCCAACCGCAACGCATTCACAAAATCCGCAGCAACGCAGCAAGAGCAACATCCATGAGCTGAGGAATCAGGACTACGTCAGTCGTCTAATGGCAGCCACACCGCCGTACTTGTATTCCGCGCCCGTGGGACcaaataatttctttttcagCGACATGCTGCGTTCCCTGGTGCAAGCGCGTAATAATGAGACGGCGCGTGtcttgcagctgcagcagcagcaacagcagcagcaggcgcagcagcagcaacagcagcagcagcagcaacatcaggcTGCCTTGGTGCGGCGGCCAAGAAAACGCTCCTGGTCGCATCGTCCATACTACGAGCAGTTGCGGGAGCGACGCGATGCCGAGgagaagcagcaacagcaacatcagcagcaacagcagcagcagcagcaacagcagcaacatcagcagcaactgcagcagcaacatcagcaacaatTGGTCCCAGAAAAGCCGCTGGAGCTGACCAATAAAGCCATAGCAACCTATGGCTATGCCAAAATGGAAACCAAGCCAGTTGGCTTGGCCATAACACCACCAACGCCGGCGACGGCACCACCAAGCGCTGGCAGTAAGACTGCCTCATTGGGTGGTGCAGTGGACAGTAGCCTGCAGGATAATGCACCGCCGGCGGCATCGTTGCCGCCACAGGATCTGGTGctgccgccaccgccaccggtGTGGTATCCACCGCTGTACGCGCCATACGGCATTGATCCGCTGCACTTCTTCATCGATCTGCGCGTTTCGGGACACATCTACGATCGCAAGAAGGAGAATGTCTCGCCGCTGTCGAGCAGCAACAATGCCATCGCCGATGAGGGTTCAACCGGCTCGTGTGCCAGTTCGGGCGCCACTTCCGCTTCCGGTTTGGCCAGCAACTTGCTAAGCAAACAGCGTCACGGTTCCGCCTTTACTGTGCCCATACCCAAGGCGGCCCAAAACGATGCCATCAATTTGTGCGCCAATGCGGCAGGATCAACTGCCGCCGgagctggtggtgctggtggtgctagtggtggtgctggtgctggtcACTTGACCCCCAGCTCGTTGAGCTTAAACAAGTTCGAGCACTATGCCAAGTACTATGATCTCGGCGAGACCAAGGAGAATCAGCCATCCAGCACGGCTGCTAATCTTtcggcagctgctgctgccgctgcagcagctgcgaACTTCTCGAAATCGGGCGCCAGTTATATGTTGCAACATCTGCCACGCCTCTACAGTCAGTTTGCCGCCCACCAGGCGCAGGTGCAGAGCCAGGACACCGATGCCAAGTCGGAATCGGCATCGGTAAGTGCCTCACTTTCGGCACCCGATCTCTGCGATGACGATTCGCTGGGACGCAATTCCAGTGACACGGGCGCCGGTTTGGAGGGCACGAGCGGCAATCAGGGCAATTGTGGTGACATCGATGTGGAGATCATCGACTCCATCAAGTATCGCACGGATGGCGAGAGCAGTCGTTGTTCCAGCAATGACGAGGCTTCCATCACGCAAATCGATTGA